In the Fibrobacter sp. UWEL genome, one interval contains:
- the rapA gene encoding RNA polymerase-associated protein RapA, producing MMNFKVGQRYVSQSEPALGLGIVTEVQDRIVKISFPAMNDVRLYRSMGAPVDRFQLNPGETAKNDKGLSFSVESVKEVDGLFIYEGRGGRTMKESELNAKISIARPADLFRALTESRVSESAQFRRREEAQQLSCKWISSPVRGMIGPRVSKIPHQYYLCQRACSSSTLPRLMLSDEVGLGKTIEAGMIWHALKARGRVNRTLVIVPETLKHQWLIEMKRRFNTLFTLVDEGYLKGIFVADDDDKPNPFSLANDIICSIDFLIKQPALIEDLLKVQWDMTIIDEAHHLVCEDGFTSHEYLLANAVIQRSKGVLLLTGTPLQFHPESQFNRLKMLDPVRFADYNNFIKDQDAYRKLVNELNKLPTDPGQQMSWDDLNEAVPKKSMIRPWLEQESAKSMPADEWIRRIVDAVGTGSVVFRNTRKGVGGFPKRVLDEVALEPNERYREMVNVAAENDLDMSTDIQENGLLCTSYSDAWCMDERYVWLKQFLKDHKDDKVLLICESIQVVLALEALLTEYLGEGAFSMFHENMTIMARDKAAANFSKENGANLLIASEIGSEGRNFQFAHHLILFDLPLDASLVEQRIGRLDRIGQTENIIIHVPYVKGSGQEVMFRWYHNGLNAFGTPMMSGGELFLKYTDDLIAALAEPQNYLEHFIEEVIPQVKKDCDSMRKNIEKGRDRLLEFNSRNPAKAKEITDEIERIDGEKELQTLVFDSLMDRGLEIDKSIIPGCFVVTMGTQVEAGSVPGMPENIGGIPGSNGGGGRVVQAVGDFSEGSGGDGDARYSDSSSLTITFDRKVAMIHDEVDFVSLEHPLSQGVLDFETTLDNGAVACNIWQNSGMRGLVMQYNFAVEFSISEDWGVSDIAGPKYISVLVAANGDDLSAKIPELKNASFKDVPVPQGNAAVNMTLKYFGKDGLAIARRVVMAQAKEMAETAAAAVEARAEQEYQRMNHLLTMRGKAGNNDQLKQLRKNAQEWKKIISTPQLRLDAIRLLVCR from the coding sequence ATGATGAATTTTAAGGTTGGCCAACGCTACGTAAGTCAATCGGAACCTGCTCTGGGACTTGGTATTGTCACAGAGGTTCAGGACCGTATTGTGAAGATTTCTTTCCCCGCCATGAACGATGTTCGTCTTTACCGTTCCATGGGGGCTCCTGTAGATCGATTCCAGTTGAATCCCGGTGAAACCGCTAAGAACGATAAGGGTCTTTCCTTTTCCGTTGAATCCGTGAAGGAAGTGGACGGCTTGTTCATTTACGAAGGTCGTGGTGGACGTACCATGAAGGAATCGGAACTGAACGCCAAGATTTCCATTGCCCGTCCGGCAGACTTGTTCCGTGCTCTTACGGAAAGTCGCGTTTCCGAAAGCGCCCAGTTCCGCCGTCGCGAAGAAGCCCAGCAGCTTTCCTGCAAGTGGATTTCTTCTCCTGTCCGCGGTATGATTGGCCCCCGCGTGAGCAAGATTCCTCACCAGTATTACTTGTGCCAGCGCGCTTGCTCCAGCTCCACACTGCCTCGCCTGATGCTTTCCGACGAAGTGGGCCTGGGTAAGACCATTGAAGCCGGCATGATTTGGCACGCCTTAAAGGCCCGCGGTCGCGTGAACCGCACCTTGGTCATTGTGCCGGAAACCTTGAAGCACCAGTGGCTGATTGAAATGAAACGCCGCTTCAACACCTTGTTTACCCTGGTGGATGAAGGCTACCTGAAGGGCATCTTTGTTGCCGATGACGACGACAAACCCAATCCGTTCAGCCTGGCCAACGACATTATCTGTTCCATCGACTTCCTGATTAAGCAGCCTGCTTTGATTGAAGACTTGCTGAAGGTGCAGTGGGACATGACCATCATCGATGAAGCTCACCATCTGGTGTGCGAAGATGGTTTTACTAGCCATGAATACCTGCTGGCAAACGCTGTGATCCAGCGTTCCAAGGGCGTATTGCTCCTGACGGGTACTCCGCTGCAGTTCCATCCGGAATCTCAGTTTAACCGCCTGAAGATGTTGGACCCGGTCCGCTTTGCGGACTACAATAACTTCATCAAGGACCAGGACGCTTACCGCAAGTTGGTGAACGAACTGAACAAGCTCCCCACCGATCCTGGCCAGCAGATGAGTTGGGACGACTTGAACGAAGCGGTTCCCAAGAAATCCATGATTAGACCTTGGCTGGAACAGGAAAGTGCAAAGTCCATGCCCGCCGACGAATGGATCCGCCGCATTGTGGATGCTGTAGGTACGGGTTCCGTGGTGTTCCGCAACACTCGTAAGGGCGTAGGCGGATTCCCCAAGCGTGTTCTGGACGAAGTGGCTCTGGAACCTAATGAACGTTACCGCGAGATGGTAAACGTTGCCGCTGAAAATGATCTTGATATGTCCACCGATATCCAGGAAAACGGCTTGCTGTGCACCAGCTATTCCGATGCCTGGTGCATGGACGAACGCTACGTGTGGCTGAAGCAGTTCCTGAAGGACCATAAGGACGACAAGGTTCTGTTAATTTGCGAATCCATCCAGGTGGTGCTTGCTCTGGAAGCACTCCTCACGGAATATCTGGGCGAAGGCGCCTTCTCCATGTTCCACGAGAACATGACCATTATGGCTCGCGACAAGGCTGCTGCCAACTTCAGTAAGGAAAATGGCGCTAACCTGCTGATCGCTTCTGAAATTGGTTCTGAAGGTCGTAACTTCCAGTTTGCCCATCACCTGATCCTGTTCGACCTGCCGCTGGATGCGTCCCTGGTGGAACAGCGTATTGGCCGCTTGGACCGTATTGGCCAGACCGAAAACATTATCATTCACGTTCCTTACGTGAAGGGCTCCGGCCAGGAAGTGATGTTCCGCTGGTACCATAACGGCTTGAATGCTTTTGGCACTCCCATGATGAGTGGTGGTGAACTGTTCCTGAAGTATACGGACGACCTGATTGCCGCCCTTGCTGAACCGCAGAACTATCTGGAACACTTCATCGAGGAAGTGATCCCTCAGGTGAAGAAAGATTGCGATTCCATGCGCAAGAACATTGAAAAGGGTCGTGACCGCCTGCTGGAATTCAACTCCCGCAATCCTGCCAAGGCAAAAGAAATTACGGACGAAATCGAACGTATCGATGGAGAAAAGGAATTGCAGACTCTGGTCTTCGATTCCCTCATGGATCGCGGTCTTGAAATCGACAAGAGCATTATCCCCGGTTGCTTCGTGGTGACCATGGGTACTCAGGTGGAAGCTGGCTCCGTTCCTGGCATGCCCGAAAACATTGGCGGCATCCCGGGAAGTAACGGTGGCGGTGGCCGTGTGGTCCAGGCTGTGGGTGACTTCTCCGAAGGCTCCGGCGGTGACGGCGACGCTCGCTACTCCGACTCTTCCAGCTTGACCATTACCTTCGATCGTAAGGTGGCCATGATTCACGACGAAGTGGATTTCGTCAGCTTGGAACACCCGCTGTCTCAGGGCGTCCTGGATTTTGAAACCACTCTGGACAATGGCGCCGTGGCTTGCAACATTTGGCAGAACTCCGGAATGCGCGGCCTGGTCATGCAGTACAACTTCGCAGTGGAATTCTCCATCAGTGAAGATTGGGGCGTTTCCGACATTGCGGGTCCCAAGTACATCAGTGTGCTGGTGGCCGCCAACGGTGACGACCTTTCCGCAAAGATTCCGGAACTGAAGAACGCTTCCTTCAAGGATGTGCCTGTTCCTCAGGGCAACGCCGCTGTGAATATGACCCTCAAGTATTTCGGTAAGGATGGTCTGGCCATCGCTCGCCGTGTGGTCATGGCTCAGGCTAAGGAAATGGCAGAAACTGCTGCCGCTGCAGTAGAAGCCCGCGCCGAGCAGGAATACCAGCGCATGAATCACTTGCTGACTATGCGTGGCAAGGCCGGTAACAACGACCAGCTGAAGCAGCTCCGCAAGAATGCTCAGGAATGGAAAAAGATTATCAGCACCCCGCAGCTCCGTCTGGATGCAATCCGCCTGCTGGTTTGCCGCTAA
- the proB gene encoding glutamate 5-kinase: MSELRKNILNESRRIVVKIGSRILVDSEKGGVRTRYIQKLADSVARLMEAGKEVVIVTSGAVGTGMSQLGYKEKPTVIAEKQACAAVGQIDLMYAYREMFRWCQLSVGQILLSADDFRDRGRYKNLQNTIKAMLARKIVPIINENDSLAVAEIKVGDNDKLSSDVALFLDADLLLIFTDEDGLFDDNPKKNPNARLLRFVPEITPAVLALAGKPGEAGSAVSTGGMRSKLEAIRNVTKSGCNAFLACGMRVLPHEVILEQAEGTLFVGSAKKLNSRQRWLSFITTPRGSVVVDEGGVKALREKHSSLLPVGVVAVKKHFDKGDLIEVLDANGEAVARGVVKFDSETLKLVLHKKTSEIHALLGKDVADELVHKNDLVVF; this comes from the coding sequence ATGAGTGAATTAAGAAAGAACATTTTGAATGAATCCCGCCGCATTGTGGTGAAGATTGGTTCCCGCATCCTGGTGGATTCTGAAAAGGGTGGCGTTCGTACCCGTTACATCCAGAAGCTGGCTGACTCCGTCGCACGCCTGATGGAAGCTGGCAAGGAAGTTGTGATTGTGACTTCCGGTGCAGTAGGTACTGGTATGAGCCAGCTGGGCTACAAGGAAAAGCCTACCGTTATTGCTGAAAAGCAGGCTTGCGCTGCTGTGGGCCAGATTGACTTGATGTACGCCTATCGTGAAATGTTCCGCTGGTGTCAGCTTTCTGTGGGCCAGATTCTTTTGTCTGCTGATGACTTCCGCGATCGCGGTCGCTACAAGAATTTGCAGAACACCATCAAGGCAATGCTTGCCCGAAAGATCGTTCCCATCATCAACGAGAACGACTCTCTGGCTGTTGCTGAAATCAAGGTGGGCGATAACGATAAGCTGTCCTCTGACGTGGCTTTGTTCTTGGATGCAGACCTGCTGCTGATTTTCACTGACGAAGACGGTTTGTTTGACGACAATCCCAAGAAGAATCCTAACGCACGTTTGCTGCGCTTTGTTCCCGAAATTACTCCTGCGGTTCTTGCTCTGGCTGGCAAGCCCGGCGAAGCCGGCTCCGCTGTAAGTACCGGCGGTATGCGCAGTAAGCTGGAAGCTATCCGTAACGTTACCAAGAGCGGTTGCAATGCGTTCCTGGCTTGCGGTATGCGAGTGCTTCCTCATGAAGTGATTCTTGAACAGGCTGAAGGTACTCTGTTTGTGGGCTCTGCAAAGAAGTTGAACAGCCGTCAGCGTTGGCTTAGCTTTATTACCACTCCCCGCGGAAGTGTGGTGGTGGACGAAGGCGGCGTAAAGGCTTTGCGCGAAAAGCATTCCAGCTTGCTGCCTGTTGGCGTTGTTGCCGTGAAGAAGCATTTCGACAAGGGCGACTTGATTGAAGTCCTTGATGCAAACGGCGAAGCTGTGGCCCGCGGTGTTGTAAAGTTTGATAGCGAAACTTTGAAGCTGGTGCTGCACAAGAAAACTTCTGAAATCCACGCCTTGCTGGGTAAGGACGTGGCCGATGAACTTGTCCACAAGAACGACTTGGTTGTATTCTAA
- the scpB gene encoding SMC-Scp complex subunit ScpB codes for MAENQDIDELAEESAELPKVESQEDLARIIQALVFASPDVVTLKKLREILGDFLDARLVSDALIAANDSLNKINSPFEIVEQAGGYRFRTRAKYYPWVRKLFPEVNARRLSQAALETLAVIAYQQPITKAAIEQVRGVSSVDGPIRNLLDKKFIALGSRAETVGNPYTYVTTQEFMKYFGINRIPEDLPRLREFSELLEAGALVPQYAKPESIATEEPVEPEENPDQVELSMGDL; via the coding sequence ATGGCAGAGAATCAAGATATTGACGAATTGGCCGAAGAATCTGCGGAACTTCCTAAAGTTGAAAGTCAGGAAGACCTTGCCCGCATTATCCAGGCTCTGGTATTTGCGTCTCCGGATGTGGTGACATTGAAAAAGCTCCGCGAAATCCTGGGCGACTTTTTGGATGCTCGTTTGGTTTCTGATGCACTCATTGCTGCCAATGATTCCCTGAACAAGATCAACTCTCCGTTTGAAATTGTGGAACAGGCCGGCGGTTATCGCTTCCGTACCCGCGCCAAGTATTATCCTTGGGTCCGCAAGCTCTTCCCGGAAGTAAACGCTCGTCGCTTGAGCCAGGCCGCCTTGGAAACTCTGGCCGTGATTGCTTACCAGCAGCCCATAACCAAGGCCGCCATTGAACAGGTTCGTGGTGTGTCTTCTGTGGATGGCCCCATCCGTAACCTGCTGGACAAAAAATTTATTGCATTGGGTTCCCGTGCGGAAACTGTGGGCAATCCCTACACGTACGTTACCACCCAGGAATTTATGAAGTACTTCGGCATCAATCGTATTCCCGAAGATCTGCCTCGCCTCCGCGAATTCAGTGAACTTCTGGAAGCTGGCGCATTGGTACCTCAGTATGCCAAGCCGGAATCCATTGCTACCGAAGAACCTGTGGAACCGGAAGAAAATCCGGATCAGGTTGAACTTTCCATGGGAGATCTGTAA
- a CDS encoding RDD family protein: MTWYYIDESITDGERRKGPYNLDEIRDLVQEKKITDDTLVWHSGLDNFVPWKDMEESKPTFTTSEDEELLKKTIEELLAQQVAEKKLQKRYAGFFTRGLAFAIDNIILTLIGLLIMQVLAALQIIDPESMNNAMNSIANAGNNASFSEILDQMLKEPSLEILFMITSFIQALYFIIFTAIKGATPGKMLLHLRVETSEGEKVCWLTSIIRYIASMFTQFTLVLYGLGYLIVMIDPKRRALHDHIARTRVVIEYKIKVRSVIEKNDENNNGTSQEEDQEK; the protein is encoded by the coding sequence ATGACTTGGTACTACATCGATGAATCCATTACAGACGGCGAACGTCGCAAGGGTCCTTACAACCTCGACGAAATTCGCGACCTGGTCCAGGAGAAAAAAATCACGGACGACACCCTGGTTTGGCACTCCGGCCTGGACAATTTTGTCCCCTGGAAGGACATGGAAGAATCCAAGCCCACCTTCACCACCTCCGAAGACGAAGAACTGCTGAAAAAGACCATCGAGGAACTTTTGGCCCAGCAAGTCGCCGAGAAGAAGCTGCAAAAGAGATACGCAGGCTTTTTTACGAGAGGTCTGGCATTCGCCATCGATAACATCATCTTGACTCTGATAGGCCTGCTCATCATGCAGGTTCTTGCAGCGCTGCAGATAATCGATCCCGAGTCCATGAATAACGCCATGAATTCCATCGCAAATGCAGGCAACAATGCGAGTTTCAGCGAAATTCTGGACCAGATGTTGAAGGAACCCAGCCTGGAAATTCTCTTCATGATTACAAGCTTTATCCAGGCACTGTATTTTATCATTTTCACAGCCATCAAGGGCGCCACTCCCGGCAAGATGCTTTTGCACCTGCGAGTGGAAACTTCCGAAGGCGAAAAGGTCTGCTGGCTCACCAGCATTATCCGCTATATCGCCAGCATGTTTACCCAGTTCACCCTGGTACTGTACGGCCTTGGTTACCTGATCGTGATGATTGACCCCAAGCGTAGGGCCCTTCACGACCACATTGCCCGTACCCGTGTGGTTATTGAATACAAAATAAAAGTTCGTTCTGTAATTGAAAAGAACGATGAGAATAATAATGGTACTTCTCAGGAAGAAGACCAGGAGAAATAG